One region of Zingiber officinale cultivar Zhangliang chromosome 7B, Zo_v1.1, whole genome shotgun sequence genomic DNA includes:
- the LOC122004407 gene encoding uncharacterized protein LOC122004407, giving the protein MWIREHLYFNGFSKNYLNWIWHGEATEKDRLNLSVNQEPTNNCHDDFETVNLCEAAYDNHTENPEAFMKFLEEAEKPLYKGCKRYTKLSALVKLYNTKARHGMSDALFSDLLADFGDMLPDNHNLPSSIYEAKKTLSCLALSHEKIHACSNDCILYRKQYKDCVSCPKCGLSRWKLTKKNVEKKGVPAKVVWYFPPIPRFKRMFKSLETSRNLTWHADSTRVVGQLRHPVDSPSWKLVDHMWPDFGSEARNIRLALAADGINPHSNLSSRYSCWPIMLATYNLPPDMCMKRKFIMLTMLISGPKQPGNDIDVYLEVLVDDLQLLWEGVDGVYDAYRREVFTLKAVLLWTINDFPAYGNLSGCTTHGYYACPICGEDTYAKHLPNGKKMSFAGHRRFLPRFHPYRRQIKEFNGMEELGEAGRPLSGIKLFDKLSDITCEFGKKTSGKTKDNVAARLDMVQMGIRPQLAPKIGEKRTYLPPAACSFTKNERLQVCRSLMDIKVPEGFSSNMKNLVCMDEMKLSSLKSHDSHVIMQHFLPIVIRNSLPKYVRYAVIRLCFFFKDICCKIIDVAKLDKLQSDLIVTLCLLEQYFPPSFFDIMLHLTVHLVREVQLCGSVYFRWMYPFERCMKVLKSYVGSRKYPEGCIVRRYAAEEAVEFYSEYLNDLDPVGVPKSLRDPNASIPGFSASNSSIIVQQIDLQQAHLTSICIHENKTLEVQFFSEHKSFLKTMFPKKQKDARWIQDAHNKRFIDWFRAKVAAEIDSCNGGMTSSLRWLAHGPRVRVLKCDSYVINGNLYQTKERDDEKVCQNSGVSLLANTMLVCSAKDKNPVLENVTFYGVIEEIWELDYHQFQVPLFKCAWVSNDKGIQYNDECGFTLVNLNKRGHQKDEFVLASQVRQVFYVADPLNKGWSIVLQVPNRCYEGEEDLWTIIPEARPIDNADIHWKRTMHPKKQRKIAKYDEPRVVEDTELHQDADGLAAAEL; this is encoded by the exons ATGTGGATTCGGGAGCATCTTTACTTCAATGGTTTcagtaaaaattatttgaattggattTGGCATGGTGAGGCTACGGAGAAGGATAGATTAAATTTGAGTGTCAACCAAGAGCCAACTAATAATTGTCATGATGATTTTGAAACTGTTAATTTGTGTGAGGCAGCGTATGATAACCATACAGAAAATCCAGAAGCATTTATGAAGTTTTTGGAGGAAGCAGAGAAGCCACTGTATAAGGGATGCAAACGTTACACAAAGTTGAGTGCACTTGTAAAACTATACAATACCAAAGCAAGGCATGGGAtgagtgatgctctattttcagATCTACTAGCAGATTTTGGGGACATGCTGCCAGATAACCACAATCTGCCATCGTCAATTTATGAAGCAAAGAAGACGTTGAGTTGTTTGGCTTTGAGTCATGAAAAGATTCATGCTTGTTCCAATGATTGCATCCTTTATAGGAAACAATATAAAGACTGCGTAAGCTGCCCGAAATGTGGCTTATCAAGATGGAAGCTAACCAAGAAAAATGTTGAGAAGAAAGGTGTTCCTGCCAAAGTGGTTTGGTATTTCCCTCCCATACCAAGATTTAagcgcatgtttaaatctttagaaACTTCCAGAAATTTAACATGGCATGCAGATAGCACAAGAGTTGTTGGTCAGTTACGCCATCCAGTTGATTCACCGTCATGGAAATTGGTGGATCATATGTGGCCCGACTTTGGAAGTGAGGCAAGAAATATTCGCCTGGCACTTGCAGCCGATGGAATTAATCCTCACAGCAATCTTAGTAGTCGCTACAGTTGCTGGCCAATCATGCTGGCCACATATAATTTGCCTCCAGACATGTGCATGAAAAGGAAATTCATCATGCTAACGATGCTCATTTCAGGGCCGAAACAGCCTGGAAACGATATCGACGTCTACCTTGAGGTTCTGGTTGATGATTTGCAGCTCTTGtgggaaggagttgatggagtTTATGATGCTTATCGAAGGGAGGTTTTCACTCTTAAAGCAGTTCTTTTATGGACCATCAACGACTTTCCTGCATATGGTAACCTTAGTGGATGTACTACACATGGTTATTACGCATGCCCAATATGTGGTGAGGATACTTATGCAAAGCACTTACCAAATGGGAAGAAAATGTCATTTGCTGGGCATAGACGATTCCTACCACGATTTCATCCATATCGGAGGCAAATAAAGGAGTTTAATGGCATGGAGGAACTTGGTGAAGCAGGTAGGCCATTATCTGGAATTAAGTTGTTTGACAAGCTTTCAGACATAACATGTGAGTTTGGAAAGAAAACAAGT GGAAAAACCAAGGACAATGTGGCAGCTAGGTTGGACATGGTTCAGATGGGAATTAGGCCTCAATTGGCTCCTAAAATTGGTGAGAAAAGAACATATCTACCTCCTGCAGCATGCTCATTCACAAAAAATGAGAGATTACAAGTATGTAGGTCATTAATGGATATAAAAGTTCCGGAAGGTTTCTCATCAAACATGAAGAATCTTGTCTGCATGGATGAGATGAAGCTGAGTAGCTTGAAATCACATGATTCTCATGTTATAATGCAGCACTTCCTGCCAATAGTCATACGTAATTCTCTGCCAAAATATGTTAGATATGCTGTCATAAGATTATGCTTCTTCTTCAAAGATATTTGTTGCAAGATTATCGATGTAGCCAAGTTAGATAAGCTGCAATCTGACTTGATTGTTACACTCTGCTTATTGGAGCAGTATTTCCCCCCTTCTTTCTTCGATATCATGCTCCACTTAACAGTTCATCTTGTTCGTGAAGTCCAATTATGTGGATCAGTCTACTTCAGatggatgtacccatttgaaagatgcaTGAAGGTGTTGAAAAGTTACGTAGGCAGTCGAAAATATCCAGAAGGTTGCATTGTTCGTAGATATGCAGCAGAAGAAGCAGTCGAATTTTATTCAGAATATCTCAATGACCTTGATCCTGTTGGGGTCCCTAAATCACTACGTGACCCAAACGCAAGCATTCCTGGATTCTCAGCAAGCAATTCATCAATCATTGTCCAACAAATTGATCTCCAACAAGCACACTTGACT TCCATATGTATTCATGAAAATAAAACTTTAGAAGTACAATTCTTCAGTGAACACAAATCCTTCTTGAAGACAATGTTTCCCAAGAAACAGAAAGATGCAAGGTGGATACAAGATGCTCATAATAAGAGGTTCATTGACTGGTTTCGTGCAAAG GTGGCTGCTGAAATCGATAGTTGCAATGGTGGAATGACATCGTCATTGAGATGGCTGGCCCATGGACCACGTGTGCGAGTCTTAAAGTGTGATAGCTATGTCATAAATGGCAATTTATACCAAACAAAAGAGCGGGATGATGAGAAAGTTTGTCAAAATAGTGGTGTTTCTCTACTTGCCAACACAATGCTTGTTTGTAGTGCCAAAGATAAGAATCCCGTGTTAGAGAATGTGACtttttatggagttattgaaGAGATATGGGAACTAGACTATCATCAATTTCAAGTTCCTCTTTTCAAGTGCGCATGGGTATCAAATGACAAAGGAATACAATACAATGATGAATGTGGCTTCACCTTAGTTAATCTTAACAAACGAGGCCACCagaaggatgaatttgtgcttgcAAGTCAAGTTAGACAAGTTTTTTATGTTGCTGACCCACTGAACAAAGGGTGGTCAATAGTGCTTCAAGTTCCAAATAGATGTTACGAGGGAGAAGAGGATCTTTGGACCATAATTCCCGAAGCTCGACCAATTGATAATGCTGATATTCATt GGAAAAGAACAATGCATCCTAAAAAACAGCGAAAAATAGCAAAATATGATGAGCCACGTGTAGTTGAGGACACCGAACTACACCAAGATGCTGATGGGTTAGCAGCTGCAGAGCTATGA